In Bacteroidota bacterium, one DNA window encodes the following:
- a CDS encoding ABC transporter ATP-binding protein — MEYVLTTDSITKRFGGGAKAVPALQGISISVQPGEIYSLLGPNGAGKTTFIKCMLGIVFPTAGSGYVLGHPFGSIQAKARIGYLPESHRYPLHLTGEQVLRYFGKLSMVPRSILETRINETLSLVGMSDWRDMKVRKYSKGMMQRLGLAQALINDPDLIVLDEPTDGVDPVGRKEIRDVLIHLKQRGKTVFLNSHLLSEVEQVSDRVAILRQGKVVAEGTVDALTSKKDTYDISVTAEQYEEAIPLLHPVGGSAPDGHITIECSSIEELNAAIDALRAHGILIRDIHAKRTSLEDMFIQLIGNSDVQRAQA; from the coding sequence ATGGAATACGTTCTTACAACCGATAGTATTACAAAACGTTTCGGTGGAGGCGCAAAGGCCGTACCAGCGTTGCAAGGCATCTCGATTTCAGTCCAACCGGGCGAGATTTATTCGCTCCTCGGTCCGAATGGCGCCGGAAAGACGACCTTCATCAAATGTATGCTCGGGATTGTCTTCCCTACCGCCGGCTCCGGCTATGTGCTCGGCCATCCGTTCGGCTCCATACAAGCCAAAGCACGCATTGGGTATCTGCCGGAGAGTCATCGATACCCGTTGCATTTAACGGGAGAGCAGGTGCTTCGATATTTCGGTAAACTCTCGATGGTGCCCCGCAGCATTCTTGAAACCAGAATCAACGAAACCCTCTCGCTTGTCGGGATGAGCGATTGGCGGGACATGAAGGTTCGAAAATACTCCAAGGGCATGATGCAGCGGCTCGGACTTGCACAAGCACTTATCAATGATCCCGATCTGATCGTGCTTGACGAACCGACTGATGGCGTCGATCCCGTCGGGCGAAAAGAGATTCGCGACGTACTGATTCATCTGAAGCAGCGCGGGAAAACGGTGTTCTTGAATTCTCACCTCCTGAGCGAAGTGGAACAGGTTTCGGATCGCGTCGCGATCCTTCGGCAAGGAAAAGTCGTTGCGGAAGGAACGGTGGATGCGCTCACTTCAAAGAAGGATACGTACGACATCTCTGTGACTGCCGAACAGTACGAAGAGGCGATTCCTCTCTTGCACCCTGTCGGAGGATCGGCGCCCGATGGTCATATTACAATCGAATGTTCTTCGATCGAAGAGCTGAATGCCGCAATCGACGCGCTACGAGCTCATGGTATCCTCATCCGCGATATCCATGCAAAGCGTACATCTCTGGAAGATATGTTCATCCAACTGATCGGTAATTCTGACGTCCAACGGGCCCAAGCGTAA
- a CDS encoding SDR family oxidoreductase — translation MLRRHEGKVAVITGAAIGNGRAMASRLAREGAQVVVADVDDATETLNEVSAQGNVLEPYYSQTDITNPASVSALVDSIRVKFGRLDILVNNAGVYEEEPFELLTYERWANMLNVNLNGLFLMCKAALPLMKERHFGRIVNLSSNTVWLGTPYLTHYIASKMGIIGFTRALAGEVGHFGVTVNAITVGLTATQRPADSKLGKSSMLEFVLPQQAIGQTETPDDIASVVSFLASDDSAIITGQTINVDGGAARH, via the coding sequence ATGTTACGAAGGCATGAAGGAAAGGTGGCAGTGATTACCGGGGCGGCAATCGGCAATGGTCGGGCAATGGCCTCGCGATTGGCACGCGAAGGAGCGCAGGTGGTGGTTGCGGATGTGGACGATGCGACAGAGACGTTGAATGAAGTTTCCGCTCAAGGGAATGTCCTTGAACCGTACTATTCACAAACGGACATCACGAATCCGGCCTCGGTCTCGGCACTCGTCGATTCGATCCGTGTGAAGTTCGGCAGGCTCGATATCCTTGTGAACAATGCAGGTGTGTATGAAGAGGAGCCGTTCGAACTGCTGACGTACGAACGCTGGGCGAATATGTTGAATGTGAATCTTAACGGACTCTTTCTGATGTGCAAGGCAGCATTGCCGCTGATGAAGGAACGTCATTTCGGTCGCATCGTCAACCTCTCGAGCAATACGGTGTGGCTTGGTACACCGTACCTGACCCACTATATCGCAAGCAAGATGGGCATTATCGGTTTCACTCGCGCGCTTGCCGGCGAGGTCGGACACTTTGGCGTAACTGTCAATGCCATTACGGTCGGGCTGACCGCGACACAGCGTCCGGCGGATTCCAAACTCGGGAAATCCTCGATGCTCGAGTTCGTTTTGCCGCAGCAGGCCATCGGACAAACCGAGACTCCGGATGACATTGCCAGCGTTGTTTCATTTCTGGCTTCCGACGATTCTGCGATCATCACCGGACAGACAATTAACGTCGATGGCGGTGCCGCGCGGCACTAA
- a CDS encoding OmpA family protein — protein MRYSVLISLLILGINTSFAQTTRHDDQAPKRKKINLGRLINGRYSELAPIIAPNGRYLFFTMGKEHPMNIGDDHLQDCYVSKLLPNGQWSVPKNLGFPINSSGNDAISGVSPDGRTLFIKNFAYNPTSGLCFAKIDSVGHWHINPITIEHYSNSSHLSSQCISVNGDYIIVSIEREDGFGTLDLYVCKVKDRNKNLYGEPQNLGPVINTPADEFAPFLAADGKTLYFSSRGRGGYGEADVYITKRLDDSWVNWSAPKNMGPDINTDGMDAYYSVPASGDLAYFSSMNGANQLDLYKISLLDDERPDPVMLLQGKVMNRAGDVIHALVVATDMMQNMEVASSESSEGLGEFSLILPAGRLYRLSVSAPGYLPYSMQMDETNAEQFSDTSITVLLDSIGVGSVATIEDIFFDFNMATLRPESNYSLDALAELLLRNAKWTVRIEGYTDSVGTVESNKKLSFLRAQAVSQYLINKGIKERRLSVEGFGPDDPVADNSTEEGRRKNRRVQFRIMKIESEGE, from the coding sequence TTGAGATATTCTGTTCTAATCTCGCTACTGATTCTGGGTATCAATACGTCGTTCGCCCAGACGACTCGCCATGACGATCAAGCCCCGAAGCGTAAGAAAATAAATCTCGGACGATTAATCAACGGCAGGTATTCGGAGCTCGCTCCGATTATCGCTCCGAACGGACGCTACCTGTTCTTTACGATGGGCAAAGAACACCCGATGAATATCGGCGACGATCATTTGCAGGACTGCTACGTCTCGAAACTTCTTCCCAATGGACAGTGGTCGGTCCCCAAGAATCTCGGATTTCCGATCAACTCCAGCGGTAACGATGCCATCTCCGGCGTCTCGCCCGACGGCCGAACCCTCTTCATCAAGAACTTCGCATACAATCCGACGAGCGGGCTCTGTTTTGCAAAGATCGATTCGGTCGGGCATTGGCATATTAACCCGATCACCATCGAACATTATTCAAACAGCAGCCATCTTTCGTCTCAATGTATCAGCGTCAATGGCGATTACATCATCGTTTCCATCGAACGCGAGGATGGGTTCGGCACACTCGATCTCTATGTCTGTAAGGTCAAAGACAGAAACAAGAATCTCTATGGTGAGCCTCAGAATCTGGGACCTGTGATCAATACACCGGCAGATGAGTTTGCTCCATTCCTGGCGGCAGACGGGAAGACCCTGTATTTTTCCTCCAGAGGTCGAGGCGGCTACGGCGAGGCCGACGTGTATATTACAAAACGTCTTGACGATTCGTGGGTGAACTGGAGTGCCCCCAAGAACATGGGGCCGGATATCAACACCGATGGGATGGACGCATATTACAGTGTCCCTGCCTCGGGAGATCTGGCATACTTCTCTTCGATGAACGGGGCGAATCAGTTGGATCTCTATAAGATATCGTTGCTCGATGACGAGCGACCTGACCCCGTGATGCTACTTCAAGGGAAAGTGATGAATCGGGCTGGGGATGTGATCCACGCATTGGTGGTCGCGACCGATATGATGCAAAATATGGAGGTAGCATCGTCAGAGAGCTCGGAGGGGTTAGGAGAATTCTCGTTGATCCTGCCTGCGGGCCGATTATATCGGCTTTCTGTCTCGGCACCGGGCTATCTGCCGTATAGCATGCAAATGGACGAAACGAATGCCGAACAATTCTCCGACACATCGATTACGGTACTGCTTGATAGCATCGGGGTCGGTAGTGTCGCCACGATAGAAGACATTTTCTTCGATTTCAACATGGCGACGCTCCGTCCGGAATCGAATTATTCACTGGACGCGCTCGCAGAATTGCTTCTAAGAAATGCGAAATGGACCGTTCGGATCGAAGGCTACACCGACAGCGTTGGCACTGTCGAATCGAACAAAAAGCTCTCGTTCCTTCGAGCACAGGCTGTTTCCCAGTACCTCATTAATAAGGGCATTAAGGAGCGCCGGTTGTCTGTTGAAGGGTTTGGTCCTGACGATCCGGTAGCCGATAACTCGACCGAAGAGGGAAGAAGAAAGAATCGGCGCGTACAATTCAGAATCATGAAGATCGAAAGCGAGGGGGAATAA
- the nusA gene encoding transcription termination factor NusA, whose product MNPQIVESFAEMVREKGIDRDILMSVIEETFAMMVRKKYGQEAKFDIVMNMDKGDIEIYLEKQVVDVVEDPTTQISAEDARLKSGEDLEAGDEYVEIIRTTKDFGRRLIITAKQNLNQKIREIEKDNLFNEYSSLVGDIIVGEVYQQRRGDLFILHERRELLLPASEQISRERWRKGDTIRALVKEVRRNSVNSTPVVILSRTDNRFLAKLMEIEVPEIFDGFITIKAIAREPGERAKVAVESNDDRIDPVGACVGMKGVRIHSIVRELANESIDVIPWAEDPAMFLARALSPAKLISVDLDEEHHTATALVSDDQVSLAIGKQGQNVRLASRLTGYQINLVKEARDEEDIELIEFRDELGLDLYTELIKARIDTAREFLDTPEEVLLKINGLTPERIVQVRGILSAELQQADQELESMAEKAGFKLTTMRADGGDADAKAE is encoded by the coding sequence ATGAATCCACAAATTGTAGAATCCTTCGCGGAAATGGTCCGCGAGAAGGGCATTGACCGCGACATCCTCATGTCTGTCATCGAGGAGACGTTCGCTATGATGGTGCGCAAGAAATATGGCCAAGAGGCCAAGTTCGACATCGTCATGAACATGGATAAAGGCGACATCGAGATCTATCTCGAGAAGCAAGTCGTCGATGTGGTCGAAGACCCGACAACGCAAATATCTGCGGAGGATGCTCGTCTGAAATCCGGTGAAGATCTGGAAGCCGGCGACGAATATGTGGAGATCATCCGCACGACGAAAGACTTCGGTCGCCGCTTGATCATTACCGCGAAGCAGAACCTGAATCAGAAGATCAGGGAGATCGAGAAAGACAACCTCTTTAACGAATACAGCTCGCTCGTCGGCGATATCATTGTCGGCGAAGTGTATCAGCAGCGACGTGGCGATCTCTTTATCCTACACGAGCGCCGCGAGCTATTGCTTCCGGCGAGCGAACAGATCTCGCGTGAACGCTGGCGTAAGGGCGATACCATTCGCGCACTCGTGAAGGAAGTACGTCGGAATTCGGTAAACTCGACGCCGGTCGTCATTCTTTCGCGCACCGATAATCGCTTCCTCGCAAAATTGATGGAGATCGAAGTACCCGAAATCTTCGACGGGTTTATTACGATCAAAGCAATTGCCCGCGAACCAGGCGAACGTGCGAAAGTTGCCGTCGAATCGAACGACGATCGTATCGATCCGGTGGGCGCTTGCGTGGGTATGAAGGGCGTGCGTATTCACTCGATTGTGCGTGAACTCGCAAACGAAAGCATCGATGTGATCCCGTGGGCAGAGGATCCGGCGATGTTCCTCGCTCGTGCGCTCTCGCCTGCAAAGTTGATCTCCGTCGACCTCGACGAAGAACATCACACCGCGACGGCCCTGGTCTCCGACGATCAGGTTTCGCTTGCGATCGGCAAACAAGGACAGAATGTGCGGTTGGCATCCCGCCTAACGGGGTACCAGATCAACCTTGTCAAGGAAGCTCGTGATGAGGAAGATATCGAGTTGATCGAGTTCCGCGACGAACTCGGCCTCGACCTGTACACCGAGTTGATCAAGGCACGTATCGATACGGCTCGTGAATTCCTCGATACGCCGGAAGAAGTGTTGCTCAAGATTAACGGGCTGACGCCTGAGCGAATCGTTCAGGTACGTGGCATCCTCTCGGCAGAACTGCAACAGGCAGATCAAGAACTCGAGAGTATGGCCGAAAAAGCCGGATTTAAGCTCACGACCATGCGCGCCGATGGCGGCGACGCAGATGCCAAGGCCGAGTAA